A genomic region of Lagopus muta isolate bLagMut1 chromosome 19, bLagMut1 primary, whole genome shotgun sequence contains the following coding sequences:
- the SURF6 gene encoding surfeit locus protein 6, translating to MSSLAAQDAYLQGLARKVCAQNAPESRKRKFVSKPGQPDDAGRQLKKKKRRKSRKQVEKTNSPAVKQEVSNTNKLAPGQKAAPQAKKSLPVGVKQNQNENSVTDAKSERGSTSFSAINLLRQRLHEKIKEASGRDDTKELPPSVLEKRRRRKYEKERKKRKRKELKMKAKAVKEETEEVPIEPQSKKEESKAEIVFNRIKVHEENELNKIQKKKEKRKGVKGKITPLTGRNYKQLLSRLEIRKNKLEELKEKDQKKAQDLEMKMKWTNVLYKAEGVKIHDDEERLKEALKRKEKRKAQRQKQWEKRTEKVVERMQQRQEKRRKNIQKKKKEKIEQKKAKARKKGRVLPEDLKKAGL from the exons ATGTCCAGCCTGGCCGCTCAGGACGCCTACCTGCAAGGCTTGGCGAGGAAGGTCTGCGCGCAGAACGCCCCGGAATCGCGGAAGAGGAAGTTCG TATCGAAGCCAGGCCAGCCAGATGatgctggcaggcagctcaagaaaaagaagagaaggaagtcCAGGAAGCAAGTTGAGAAGACAAATTCTCCTGCAGTTAAACAAGAGGTGTCTAACACTAATAAACTTGCTCCAGGACAGAAAGCAGCCCCACAGGCCAAGAAATCACTTCCAGTGGGTGTTAAGCAGAACCAAAATGAGAATTCTGTTACGG atgcCAAAAGTGAACGTGGttccacttctttttctgcAATAAATCTCTTGCGTCAGAGACTTCATGAGAAGATTAAAGAAGCTTCTGGGCGG GATGATACCAAAGAATTGCCTCCTTCAGTCCTGGAGAAGAGGCGGCGAAGGAAgtatgaaaaagagagaaagaagcgCAAAAGAAAGGAGTTGAAGATGAAGGCAAAAGCAGTGAAGGAAGAAACTGAGGAGGTACCTATAGAGccacaaagcaaaaaggaagagagcAAAGCTGAGATTGTCTTCAACAGGATCAAAGTGCATGAAGAGAATGAGCTGAACAAGatccagaagaagaaagagaagaggaaaggagtgAAGGGGAAAATCACTCCTCTGACAGGTAGGAATTacaagcagctgctgagcaggctGGAGATTCGGAAGAATAAGCTGGAGGAGCTCAAGGAAAAGGACCAGAAGAAAGCTCAGGATCtggagatgaaaatgaaatggacAAACGTTCTGTATAAGGCAGAAGGTGTGAAGATCCATGACGATGAGGAGCGCCTGAAGGAGGCTCTGAAGCGCAAAGAGAAGCGGAAAGCACAGCGCCAAAAGCAGTGggagaagagaacagaaaaagtgGTAGAAAGGATGCAGCAGCGGCAGGAGAAGCGTCGCAAGAACattcagaagaagaagaaggagaaaattgAGCAGAAAAAAGCCAAGGCCCGGAAGAAAGGTCGTGTTCTGCCAGAGGACTTGAAAAAAGCTGGCTTGTAG
- the MED22 gene encoding mediator of RNA polymerase II transcription subunit 22 isoform X2, with protein MAQQRVLPQSKETLLQSYNKRLKDDVKSIMDNFTEIIKTAKIEDETQVSRATQSEQDNYEMHVRAANIVRAGESLMKLVSDLKQFLILNDFPSVNEAINQRNQQLRSLQEECDKKLIALRDEISIDLYELEEEYYSSSLCDSNDLPLCEAYWREDFDTLSPESLSMPLTTATAEQSVATSQSSTPSHPHVNGHGAGPTDHS; from the exons ATGGCGCAGCAGCGAGTGCTGCCGCAGAGTAAAGAGACCCTGCTGCAGTCCTACAACAAGCGCCTCAAGGATGATGTCAAATCCATTATGGATAACTTCACCGAGATCATTAAGACCGCTAAG ATTGAGGATGAAACTCAAGTCTCTCGAGCAACCCAGAGTGAACAAGATAACTATGAGATGCATGTCAGAGCTGCAAACATT GTTCGAGCTGGTGAGTCCTTGATGAAACTGGTGTCTGACCTGAAGCAGTTCTTGATCCTCAATGATTTCCCCTCTGTAAATGAGGCCATCAACCAGCGCAACCAGCAGCTGAGAAGCTTGCAGGAGGAATGTGACAAGAAGTTGATTGCGCTACGGGATGAGATCTCCATTGACCTGTATGAGCTAGAAGAAGAATATTACTCTTCCAG TCTATGTGACAGCAATGATCTACCACTGTGCGAAGCCTACTGGAGGGAAGACTTTGACACGCTGTCTCCTGAAAGCCTCTCCATGCCTCTGACAActgccacagcagagcagagtgtTGCTACCTCTCAGAGCTCAACCCCATCACACCCCCACGTGAACGGGCATGGGGCAGGCCCGACAGACCACTCCTGA
- the LOC125702515 gene encoding surfeit locus protein 1: protein MAGWGLLLRAGPRLLRERRAGIPHCLLRRTLFGFPRTKAGSAVTQQRDVCLRLCSPRSSTTATSASGEDVWLKWGLFLVPLTAFCLGTWQIQRRKWKLDLIARLASRLSSEPIPLTLDPMELKELEYRPVKVRGHFDHSKELYILPRSLVDPEREAREAGKLTSHAENGANVITPFYCTELGVTILVNRGFVPKKKLKPETRLKGQIEEEIDLTGVVRLSEKRQPFVPENNIEKNRWHYRDLEAMAKVTGAEPIFIDADFRSTVPGGPIGGQTRVSLRNEHMQYIITWYGLCAATSFLWYRKFIQKIPL from the exons ATGGCGGggtgggggctgctgctgcgTGCGGGGCCGCGGCTGCTGCGAGAGCGAAGGGCCGGG ATACCGCATTGCTTGCTCAGAAGAACGTTGTTTGGCTTTCCCCGAACGAAAGCAGGTTCTGCTGTGACCCAGCAGAGAG ATGTTTGCTTGAGGCTCTGCAGCCCACGAAGCTCCACGACAGCCACCAGTGCATCGGGAGAGGACGTCTGGCTGAAGTGGGGCCTCTTCCTCGTGCCCCTGACTGCGTTCTGCCTGGGCACATGGCAG ATTCAGCGTCGAAAATGGAAATTAGATTTGATTGCACGGCTGGCATCCAGACTTTCCTCAGAGCCCATCCCTCTGACATTAGA CCCTATGGAGTTGAAGGAATTGGAGTACAGGCCTGTAAAGGTCCGAGGGCATTTTGACCACTCCAAGGAGCTCTACATTTTGCCACGGTCACTTGTGGACCCAGAGCGAGAAGCCAGAGAAGCTGGGAAGCTGACATCCCATGCAGAAAATGGAGCAAATGTCATTACTCCTTTCTACTGCACAGAACTAGG AGTCACAATTTTAGTCAACCGAGGATTTGTGCccaaaaagaaactgaaaccaGAGACCAGGCTGAAGGGACAG ATTGAAGAAGAAATCGACCTCACAGGGGTGGTGAGGTTATCAGAAAAACGGCAACCTTTTGTACctgaaaataacattgaaaAGAACCGCTGGCACTATCGGGACCTGGAGGCTATGGCCAAGGTGACCGGTGCTGAGCCCATCTTCATTGATGCAGATTTCA GAAGCACAGTGCCAGGAGGGCCCATTGGAGGTCAGACAAGAGTGAGCCTGAGAAACGAGCACATGCAGTACATCATTACCTG GTATGGCTTGTGTGCTGCAACTTCCTTCTTGTGGTACAGAAAATTCATACAAAAAATACCTCTATGA
- the MED22 gene encoding mediator of RNA polymerase II transcription subunit 22 isoform X1: protein MAQQRVLPQSKETLLQSYNKRLKDDVKSIMDNFTEIIKTAKIEDETQVSRATQSEQDNYEMHVRAANIVRAGESLMKLVSDLKQFLILNDFPSVNEAINQRNQQLRSLQEECDKKLIALRDEISIDLYELEEEYYSSSYSLCDSNDLPLCEAYWREDFDTLSPESLSMPLTTATAEQSVATSQSSTPSHPHVNGHGAGPTDHS from the exons ATGGCGCAGCAGCGAGTGCTGCCGCAGAGTAAAGAGACCCTGCTGCAGTCCTACAACAAGCGCCTCAAGGATGATGTCAAATCCATTATGGATAACTTCACCGAGATCATTAAGACCGCTAAG ATTGAGGATGAAACTCAAGTCTCTCGAGCAACCCAGAGTGAACAAGATAACTATGAGATGCATGTCAGAGCTGCAAACATT GTTCGAGCTGGTGAGTCCTTGATGAAACTGGTGTCTGACCTGAAGCAGTTCTTGATCCTCAATGATTTCCCCTCTGTAAATGAGGCCATCAACCAGCGCAACCAGCAGCTGAGAAGCTTGCAGGAGGAATGTGACAAGAAGTTGATTGCGCTACGGGATGAGATCTCCATTGACCTGTATGAGCTAGAAGAAGAATATTACTCTTCCAG CTACAGTCTATGTGACAGCAATGATCTACCACTGTGCGAAGCCTACTGGAGGGAAGACTTTGACACGCTGTCTCCTGAAAGCCTCTCCATGCCTCTGACAActgccacagcagagcagagtgtTGCTACCTCTCAGAGCTCAACCCCATCACACCCCCACGTGAACGGGCATGGGGCAGGCCCGACAGACCACTCCTGA
- the RPL7A gene encoding 60S ribosomal protein L7a, whose product MPKGKKAKGKKVAPAPAVVKKQEAKKVVNPLFEKRPKNFGIGQDIQPKRDLTRFVKWPRYIRLQRQRSILYKRLKVPPAINQFSQALDRQTATQLLKLAHKYRPETKQEKKQRLLARAEQKAAGKGDTPTKRPPVLRAGVNTVTTLVENKKAQLVVIAHDVDPIELVVFLPALCRKMGVPYCIIKSKARLGRLVHRKTCTCVAFTQVNPEDKGALAKLVEAVKTNYNDRYDEIRRHWGGNVLGPKSVARIAKLEKAKAKELATKLG is encoded by the exons ATG CCGAAAGGAAAAAAGGCCAAGGGCAAGAAGGTAGCACCTGCCCCTGCTGTAGTCAAGAAGCAGGAGGCCAAGAAGGTTGTCAATCCCCTCTTTGAGAAGAGGCCCAAGAACTTTGGCATTG GACAGGATATCCAGCCCAAACGTGACCTCACACGCTTTGTGAAATGGCCCCGCTACATCAGGCTGCAGCGCCAGCGCTCCATTCTGTACAAGCGCTTGAAGGTGCCTCCTGCAATCAACCAGTTCAGTCAGGCTTTGGACCGCCAAACAG CCACACAGCTTCTGAAGCTGGCGCACAAATACAGGCCAGAGACTAAGCAAGAGAAGAAGCAGAGGCTGTTGGCTCGTGctgagcagaaagctgcaggaaagggaGATACTCCAACTAAGAGACCACCAGTTCTCCGGGCAG GTGTCAACACTGTCACGACTCTGGTAGAGAACAAGAAAGCTCAGCTTGTGGTGATTGCCCATGATGTAGACCCCATTGAG ctcGTGGTTTTCTTGCCTGCTCTGTGCCGCAAGATGGGAGTGCCGTACTGCATCATCAAGagcaaggccaggctggggcGGCTGGTGCACAGGAAAACTTGTACCTGTGTTGCTTTCACCCAAGTTAACCC GGAGGATAAAGGTGCACTTGCAAAGCTGGTGGAGGCTGTCAAGACCAACTACAATGACAGATATGATGAG ATCCGTCGTCACTGGGGTGGCAACGTCTTGGGTCCAAAATCTGTGGCTCGCATTGCCAAGCTTGAAAAAGCAAAGGCTAAAGAACTGGCTACTAAGCTGGGCTAA